Proteins found in one Magnolia sinica isolate HGM2019 chromosome 5, MsV1, whole genome shotgun sequence genomic segment:
- the LOC131245971 gene encoding uncharacterized protein LOC131245971 isoform X2 has product MEINCLMNSFYPKSNSFRRRIGNRNSFWAWNHQEATVINCLNKASAKIDCGHCGMKLERPLEMSSVTPHQNSFIAKASESTEQLIDDPVKEKKGTVVGAVALIIGTTIGSGILALPKKTSPAGFIPSATCMIVCWGFHLIEALLLAEINVGLRNNKKRQGEDGPVEIISIRTMAQETLGQWAGTLATITYIFLAYTSLVAYTSKSGEILSHLINLPISVSGVFFTLFFTLLISVGGTHLTDRINQWLTAFMIGLLVVIEVIAALSGGWSGLSSTADWARVPATVPVIIFSLVYHDLAPVICTYLGGDLTRIRVSVVLGSLVPLVALLVWDAVALGLSQSADGIDPVDLLMRVEWHGVSAMVEGFSLLAVGTSLIGTMLGFSQFFEEHLTNLSLPSPSTESLQGGYCMTMLFGVLPPAMAWAMHSKSCHGSNSNGGEDGRKVLSAAKPVLLAVGLFACGIVMEQILQDLSVLHS; this is encoded by the exons atggaGATTAATTGTTTAATGAATTCTTTCTATCCCAAGAGCAACAGCTTCCGAAGGAGAATAGGAAACAGAAATTCATTTTGGGCATGGAATCATCAAGAAGCCACAGTAATCAACTGCCTCAACAAAGCATCAGCAAAGAT AGACTGCGGGCATTGTGGTATGAAATTGGAGCGCCCACTCGAGATGTCGTCTGTTACGCCCCACCAAAATTCATTCATAGCAAAGGCCAGCGAGAGCACGGAGCAATTGATAGATGATCCAGTTAAGGAGAAGAAGGGTACGGTGGTTGGTGCTGTCGCTCTGATAATCGGGACCACTATCGGCTCTGGAATTCTTGCTCTTCCCAAGAAAACTTCTCCTGCA GGCTTCATACCAAGTGCAACGTGTATGATCGTTTGCTGGGGTTTTCACCTGATTGAAGCTCTCTTGTTAGCTGAAATAAACGTGGGTCTGAGGAATAATAAGAAGAGACAAGGAGAAGATGGTCCGGTGGAAATAATATCTATAAGGACCATGGCCCAAGAGACACTGGGCCAATGGGCTGGGACCTTGGCTACTATTACCTACATTTTCTTAGCATACACTTCTTTGGTAGCCTACACATCCAAGTCTGGAGAAATCCTCTCCCATTTGATCAATCTCCCGATCTCCGTCTCTGGTGTCTTCTTCACCCTTTTTTTCACACTTCTCATCtctgttggtgggacccacctcaccgaCCGGATCAACCAATGGTTAACGGCCTTTATGATAG ggctACTAGTGGTGATTGAGGTGATAGCTGCACTCTCTGGGGGGTGGTCAGGTTTGTCATCAACAGCTGATTGGGCTAGAGTTCCAGCCACGGTCCCAGTGATCATCTTTTCTCTTGTATATCACGATCTAGCACCCG TTATTTGCACATACTTGGGTGGCGATCTCACCCGTATAAGGGTTTCGGTAGTCCTCGGCAGCCTCGTGCCATTGGTGGCTTTGCTTGTCTGGGATGCAGTTGCACTTGGGCTCTCGCAGAGTGCGGATGGGATCGATCCTGTTGACTTGCTCATGCG GGTGGAGTGGCACGGGGTGTCAGCCATGGTTGAAGGATTCTCACTTTTGGCAGTCGGAACGTCGTTGATCGGAACAATGCTTGGCTTCTCTCAGTTCTTCGAGGAGCACCTCACCAACCTCTCACTTCCTTCTCCCTCAACCGAATCACTACAA GGAGGCTATTGCATGACAATGCTATTTGGAGTCCTCCCACCAGCAATGGCATGGGCAATGCATTCCAAATCATGCCACGGCAGCAACAGCAATGGCGGCGAAGATGGTCGAAAGGTATTGTCTGCAGCGAAGCCTGTGCTTCTTGCAGTTGGACTATTCGCTTGCGGGATAGTGATGGAGCAAATACTACAAGATCTCTCGGTGTTACATTCCTAA
- the LOC131245971 gene encoding uncharacterized protein LOC131245971 isoform X1, whose translation MEINCLMNSFYPKSNSFRRRIGNRNSFWAWNHQEATVINCLNKASAKIDCGHCGMKLERPLEMSSVTPHQNSFIAKASESTEQLIDDPVKEKKGTVVGAVALIIGTTIGSGILALPKKTSPAGFIPSATCMIVCWGFHLIEALLLAEINVGLRNNKKRQGEDGPVEIISIRTMAQETLGQWAGTLATITYIFLAYTSLVAYTSKSGEILSHLINLPISVSGVFFTLFFTLLISVGGTHLTDRINQWLTAFMIGLLVVIEVIAALSGGWSGLSSTADWARVPATVPVIIFSLVYHDLAPVICTYLGGDLTRIRVSVVLGSLVPLVALLVWDAVALGLSQSADGIDPVDLLMRVEWHGVSAMVEGFSLLAVGTSLIGTMLGFSQFFEEHLTNLSLPSPSTESLQEKLDGTESGYFGLRNWWGSNKVNFMATVMVVAPPILISTTVPDAFSTATDFAGGYCMTMLFGVLPPAMAWAMHSKSCHGSNSNGGEDGRKVLSAAKPVLLAVGLFACGIVMEQILQDLSVLHS comes from the exons atggaGATTAATTGTTTAATGAATTCTTTCTATCCCAAGAGCAACAGCTTCCGAAGGAGAATAGGAAACAGAAATTCATTTTGGGCATGGAATCATCAAGAAGCCACAGTAATCAACTGCCTCAACAAAGCATCAGCAAAGAT AGACTGCGGGCATTGTGGTATGAAATTGGAGCGCCCACTCGAGATGTCGTCTGTTACGCCCCACCAAAATTCATTCATAGCAAAGGCCAGCGAGAGCACGGAGCAATTGATAGATGATCCAGTTAAGGAGAAGAAGGGTACGGTGGTTGGTGCTGTCGCTCTGATAATCGGGACCACTATCGGCTCTGGAATTCTTGCTCTTCCCAAGAAAACTTCTCCTGCA GGCTTCATACCAAGTGCAACGTGTATGATCGTTTGCTGGGGTTTTCACCTGATTGAAGCTCTCTTGTTAGCTGAAATAAACGTGGGTCTGAGGAATAATAAGAAGAGACAAGGAGAAGATGGTCCGGTGGAAATAATATCTATAAGGACCATGGCCCAAGAGACACTGGGCCAATGGGCTGGGACCTTGGCTACTATTACCTACATTTTCTTAGCATACACTTCTTTGGTAGCCTACACATCCAAGTCTGGAGAAATCCTCTCCCATTTGATCAATCTCCCGATCTCCGTCTCTGGTGTCTTCTTCACCCTTTTTTTCACACTTCTCATCtctgttggtgggacccacctcaccgaCCGGATCAACCAATGGTTAACGGCCTTTATGATAG ggctACTAGTGGTGATTGAGGTGATAGCTGCACTCTCTGGGGGGTGGTCAGGTTTGTCATCAACAGCTGATTGGGCTAGAGTTCCAGCCACGGTCCCAGTGATCATCTTTTCTCTTGTATATCACGATCTAGCACCCG TTATTTGCACATACTTGGGTGGCGATCTCACCCGTATAAGGGTTTCGGTAGTCCTCGGCAGCCTCGTGCCATTGGTGGCTTTGCTTGTCTGGGATGCAGTTGCACTTGGGCTCTCGCAGAGTGCGGATGGGATCGATCCTGTTGACTTGCTCATGCG GGTGGAGTGGCACGGGGTGTCAGCCATGGTTGAAGGATTCTCACTTTTGGCAGTCGGAACGTCGTTGATCGGAACAATGCTTGGCTTCTCTCAGTTCTTCGAGGAGCACCTCACCAACCTCTCACTTCCTTCTCCCTCAACCGAATCACTACAA GAGAAGTTGGATGGAACTGAGAGTGGATATTTTGGCCTAAGAAATTGGTGGGGAAGTAACAAGGTTAACTTCATGGCGACTGTAATGGTAGTTGCTCCGCCTATACTCATCTCGACCACTGTACCAGATGCCTTCTCCACTGCGACCGACTTTGCT GGAGGCTATTGCATGACAATGCTATTTGGAGTCCTCCCACCAGCAATGGCATGGGCAATGCATTCCAAATCATGCCACGGCAGCAACAGCAATGGCGGCGAAGATGGTCGAAAGGTATTGTCTGCAGCGAAGCCTGTGCTTCTTGCAGTTGGACTATTCGCTTGCGGGATAGTGATGGAGCAAATACTACAAGATCTCTCGGTGTTACATTCCTAA